From the genome of Odocoileus virginianus isolate 20LAN1187 ecotype Illinois chromosome 16, Ovbor_1.2, whole genome shotgun sequence, one region includes:
- the HDDC3 gene encoding guanosine-3',5'-bis(diphosphate) 3'-pyrophosphohydrolase MESH1 isoform X3: MGSEVAQLLEAADFAARKHQRQRRKDPEGTPYINHPIGVARILTHEAGITDIVVLQAALLHDTVEDTDTTLDEVELHFGDQVRRLVEEVTDDKTLPKLERKRLQVEQAPQSSPGAKLVKLADKLYNLRDLNRCTPEGTLSPTCSEGKRRGIHLLKAQDGLNTESRNTSSGQHRW; the protein is encoded by the exons ATGGGCTCCGAGGTGGCCCAGCTGCTGGAGGCTGCTGACTTCGCGGCCCGCAAGCACCAACGGCAGCGGCGGAAGGACCCCGAAGGGACCCCCTACATCAACCACCCTATCG GTGTGGCTCGGATCCTGACCCACGAGGCGGGGATCACTGACATTGTGGTGTTACAG GCAGCCCTGCTCCATGACACAGTGGAGGACACAGACACCACCCTGGATGAGGTGGAGCTGCACTTTGGAGACCAAGTGCGGCGCCTGGTGGAGGAGGTGACAGATGACAAGACTCTGCCCAAGCTGGAGAGAAAGCGGCTGCAGGTGGAGCAGGCACCCCAGAGCAGCCCCGGAGCTAAACTGGTGAAGCTGGCAGATAAGCTGTACAATCTGAGGGACCTGAATCGCTGCACCCCAGAGGGTACGCTCTCCCCCACCTGCTCTGAGGGAAAAAGGAGGGGTATCCATCTTCTGAAGGCACAG GATGGTCTGAACACCGAGTCCAGGAATACTTCGAGTGGGCAGCACAGGTGGTGA
- the HDDC3 gene encoding guanosine-3',5'-bis(diphosphate) 3'-pyrophosphohydrolase MESH1 isoform X2, translating to MGSEVAQLLEAADFAARKHQRQRRKDPEGTPYINHPIGVARILTHEAGITDIVVLQAALLHDTVEDTDTTLDEVELHFGDQVRRLVEEVTDDKTLPKLERKRLQVEQAPQSSPGAKLVKLADKLYNLRDLNRCTPEGWSEHRVQEYFEWAAQVVKGLQGTNRQLEEALRQLFKERGLTL from the exons ATGGGCTCCGAGGTGGCCCAGCTGCTGGAGGCTGCTGACTTCGCGGCCCGCAAGCACCAACGGCAGCGGCGGAAGGACCCCGAAGGGACCCCCTACATCAACCACCCTATCG GTGTGGCTCGGATCCTGACCCACGAGGCGGGGATCACTGACATTGTGGTGTTACAG GCAGCCCTGCTCCATGACACAGTGGAGGACACAGACACCACCCTGGATGAGGTGGAGCTGCACTTTGGAGACCAAGTGCGGCGCCTGGTGGAGGAGGTGACAGATGACAAGACTCTGCCCAAGCTGGAGAGAAAGCGGCTGCAGGTGGAGCAGGCACCCCAGAGCAGCCCCGGAGCTAAACTGGTGAAGCTGGCAGATAAGCTGTACAATCTGAGGGACCTGAATCGCTGCACCCCAGAGG GATGGTCTGAACACCGAGTCCAGGAATACTTCGAGTGGGCAGCACAGGTGGTGAAGGGGCTCCAGGGAACAAACCGGCAGCTGGAAGAGGCCCTAAGGCAGCTGTTTAAGGAGCGGGGGCTGACACTCTGA